CACGAAATTGCCCTGGCTGTCCAGGAAACGCTCCGGCGAGAAGATATCCGGGTTGCTCCAGTGCTTCTCGTCAAAGTGCACAGAGTACAGGTTGGTGATCACGGTGGTGCCCCGTGGGATGGTGTAGCCCCTCACCAGCGCGTTCTCTGAGGTGGCCCGGAAGATGCCCAGGGGCACCACGTTGCAGAAGCGCAGCACCTCGTGCAGCACAGCCTCCACGTACGGCATCCTCAGCCTGTCCTCCAAGCCAGGCGGCCTGCAGCTCCCCACCACCACGTCGATCTCCCTCTGCACTTTGTCTGCCAGAGGAGAAAAACCACAGGGTCACTAGAAGCGACACTAGCAGCTTGCAAATACTGGTAACAGCTGTAGTGCTTTGAATTTCAGGCAGACCTGGCAGTGAGATATGTAATATATCTCAAATGCTTTCCTTCTAAAGCTATCCTTTTTAAAAAGTCGGCTTTTCTTTGTCTGACAGGAAAAATAATAACTTCCTAATCCACTCTGGTGCCTCTGATTAATACAAGTAATTTTTTCCAGTCGTCTAACAGGCTGGCAAACGCCCTTCTCAACAGTGCTGCCTGTCtcctgccccctactggcaaTGGAAGAAATAAGGCTTCAAAGTCTATGGTGGATGGGATGTACCTGCGCTGTCAAAAACTGACTGGTTTAACCAGAGGTGGatggttcaggtccagaaactaaaaatccagaccaaaattttgtttcaaccaaccagttcagtttatAGAGTCCGCATCACAGAGTATGCATCTGGctagttgaaacaaaaccttggtcaggatgttttattttctggacctgaactatccacctttGAGTTTAACCACTTCCCAGGGTGTTTTTTTGGTTCCCCTTCAGGTGAACCACAAAGTGTTTTAGAGATACGAGACTTAGTCTACCCATCTGCTACTAACAAGCCACCAAACTGGGCACATCATTATGGACTCAGCTAAAGGGATTACAGGTTAAATAATGTCCTGGAAAGCAGACCTTGATAATCATTTCCTCTTtctaatttaatgtaaaatgacATCTGTAGTAATTATAGGAATGATACCCAGTGAGTGAAGAGCGGTGTTTCAATATGGGCTGTGACATTATGTAACATGCATTATAAGGTAATAAAGCCTCATTGAGGCGTTCTTGCCCTGCACGCTGGGGTAGAGCGCCATGTAGAGCATGGCCCAGCGAATGGCGTTTGTCGTGGTCTCCGTGCCGGCAATGATAAGCTCGCCCACGGAGAAGATCATGTTCTCCAGGGAATAGGAAGAGCCCAGGTCTCCTGTGCTCTGCTCCATCTCGTCGTGGTAGGCGTCAATGTAGTGCCGCGGCGACTGCGGCATGCGGCCCTGCGAGAAGCGCTGGATGAGCTTCAGCAGGAAGTCGTACACTTCGACCGCGTTCCGGAACAGTCTCTGGTGCTTGCCGAACGGCAGGATCTCAATCCAGGGGAAGGCGTTGTAGAGGAAGGCCCAGCCGCTGGCGGCCAGTTCCACATTCTCGCTGAAGATCTCGATCATGTGCTGGAAGTCCGTGTCGTCGTAGGTAAAGCGCTCCCCGAAGACGATGAGGTTGGTGATGTTGGACACGGCGTTGGTCACCAGGTGTTTGGGGTTGAAGGGCTTCCCCTTGTGCTCGTCGATGGCGTCCACGAAAAACATGCACTCTTCAGAGATCTTGTTCTCGAAAGTTTTTTGGCCCGTGCCAAAGTAACGAAAGCTGTTGACGGCAAGCTTGCGGTGTTCTATCCATCCTCGTCCATACCTGCTGTTCAGAAGCCCTTTTGCACAGAAGACAACAGAACTGAAGAGAATatatctttttatatatatttattattatattatgatACTTATACCTTCTTCAGCagactttaaaatattttacatatattaaGGTACCACTTTACAAGGCTTCATTTTGCAACTTATAGATGGTAATAactcattaattaaaaaactgctataacttgtctattaatgatttacaaaatgttacaacctaattaatagcCTGATTATAAACGCTTTATAAAGGTCtgattgtaaagtggtacccatattaaaataaaactatgcATGTAATATAAAGACTAACTGACGAGACACATGTTTTGTAGTGAATTCAAAGTAAGATGAACTTGGATAGAAGCACCAAACAAACCAGTTTCTTAAGTTTCTTGAGGCAAACAGTAAAAGCTAAAGAAAAGATGAGAATCATTTGTACCTCCCATCTTGGTCATCTTCTGGAACAATGGCAGTGAGGGTCGGTCTGCGAAGACGTCTCCTTGGTGCACGAGGCACTCTTTGATAGCGTCGTACCCGTTCAGCACCACGGTAGAGATACCGCCAAGGTCAAGACTGAAGATCTAAAAAAACAAAGATAGGTAAATAAATAACGAAAACGAATATCAGTACTGAAACTACTGTATGAGGAAGTGTATTTGGGGTTTAACTCGTTCTTTCatgtaaaacattcattttttaaCTAAACCGGGCACATCTAAAGCAATTCTTGTATCTACAAGTTAATTTCTCCAACATGGTTCTTGGgtaaaagggggaaaaaaagacgaAAACCGGTCGGACCGGTAATTACTGTTCACAAAGCACAGAAGAGCGGATGATGTAACCCGACTGAAAAACGAGCTCAGCATTTCTGCGATCTGCTCGGGGTCTCACCGGCTGCCCAAACCCAGTCGCGCTTCTCCTGAAAGCTGGTCCCTGCTGCCTTAACACTCCTCTAACTTATGTGCAAGTCTTTGTCCGTAAAACATACATCCAGAAAAAGCAGAA
The Paramormyrops kingsleyae isolate MSU_618 chromosome 13, PKINGS_0.4, whole genome shotgun sequence DNA segment above includes these coding regions:
- the cyp2r1 gene encoding vitamin D 25-hydroxylase isoform X2 is translated as MLVKQRRPRGFPPGPTSLPIIGNIWSLASEPHVYMKNQSEIHGPIFSLDLGGISTVVLNGYDAIKECLVHQGDVFADRPSLPLFQKMTKMGGLLNSRYGRGWIEHRKLAVNSFRYFGTGQKTFENKISEECMFFVDAIDEHKGKPFNPKHLVTNAVSNITNLIVFGERFTYDDTDFQHMIEIFSENVELAASGWAFLYNAFPWIEILPFGKHQRLFRNAVEVYDFLLKLIQRFSQGRMPQSPRHYIDAYHDEMEQSTGDLGSSYSLENMIFSVGELIIAGTETTTNAIRWAMLYMALYPSVQDKVQREIDVVVGSCRPPGLEDRLRMPYVEAVLHEVLRFCNVVPLGIFRATSENALVRGYTIPRGTTVITNLYSVHFDEKHWSNPDIFSPERFLDSQGNFVRREAFLPFSLGRRHCLGEQLARMELFLFFTTMLQRFCLQFPAGFVPSLTPKLGMTLQPLPYNICAVRRQQ
- the cyp2r1 gene encoding vitamin D 25-hydroxylase isoform X1, producing the protein MVSSSRLPSPWTVSYGQTFLVLGSLLICFLLLLFIRQLVKQRRPRGFPPGPTSLPIIGNIWSLASEPHVYMKNQSEIHGPIFSLDLGGISTVVLNGYDAIKECLVHQGDVFADRPSLPLFQKMTKMGGLLNSRYGRGWIEHRKLAVNSFRYFGTGQKTFENKISEECMFFVDAIDEHKGKPFNPKHLVTNAVSNITNLIVFGERFTYDDTDFQHMIEIFSENVELAASGWAFLYNAFPWIEILPFGKHQRLFRNAVEVYDFLLKLIQRFSQGRMPQSPRHYIDAYHDEMEQSTGDLGSSYSLENMIFSVGELIIAGTETTTNAIRWAMLYMALYPSVQDKVQREIDVVVGSCRPPGLEDRLRMPYVEAVLHEVLRFCNVVPLGIFRATSENALVRGYTIPRGTTVITNLYSVHFDEKHWSNPDIFSPERFLDSQGNFVRREAFLPFSLGRRHCLGEQLARMELFLFFTTMLQRFCLQFPAGFVPSLTPKLGMTLQPLPYNICAVRRQQ
- the cyp2r1 gene encoding vitamin D 25-hydroxylase isoform X3, which translates into the protein MKNQSEIHGPIFSLDLGGISTVVLNGYDAIKECLVHQGDVFADRPSLPLFQKMTKMGGLLNSRYGRGWIEHRKLAVNSFRYFGTGQKTFENKISEECMFFVDAIDEHKGKPFNPKHLVTNAVSNITNLIVFGERFTYDDTDFQHMIEIFSENVELAASGWAFLYNAFPWIEILPFGKHQRLFRNAVEVYDFLLKLIQRFSQGRMPQSPRHYIDAYHDEMEQSTGDLGSSYSLENMIFSVGELIIAGTETTTNAIRWAMLYMALYPSVQDKVQREIDVVVGSCRPPGLEDRLRMPYVEAVLHEVLRFCNVVPLGIFRATSENALVRGYTIPRGTTVITNLYSVHFDEKHWSNPDIFSPERFLDSQGNFVRREAFLPFSLGRRHCLGEQLARMELFLFFTTMLQRFCLQFPAGFVPSLTPKLGMTLQPLPYNICAVRRQQ
- the cyp2r1 gene encoding vitamin D 25-hydroxylase isoform X4 — its product is MVSSSRLPSPWTVSYGQTFLVLGSLLICFLLLLFIRQLVKQRRPRGFPPGPTSLPIIGNIWSLASEPHVYMKNQSEIHGPIFSLDLGGISTVVLNGYDAIKECLVHQGDVFADRPSLPLFQKMTKMGGLLNSRYGRGWIEHRKLAVNSFRYFGTGQKTFENKISEECMFFVDAIDEHKGKPFNPKHLVTNAVSNITNLIVFGERFTYDDTDFQHMIEIFSENVELAASGWAFLYNAFPWIEILPFGKHQRLFRNAVEVYDFLLKLIQRFSQGRMPQSPRHYIDAYHDEMEQSTGDLGSSYSLENMIFSVGELIIAGTETTTNAIRWAMLYMALYPSVQDKVQREIDVVVGSCRPPGLEDRLRMPYVEAVLHEVLRFCNVVPLGIFRATSENALEGDTAWASSWPEWSCSSSSPPCCRDFACSFQQASFPASRPNWA